In Candidatus Methylomirabilota bacterium, the DNA window CGGATGCGCCACGAGGCCACCGGTCACCATCGGGCCCACCGGGTACAGCTCGTACTCGAGCCACGTCGCGACGCCGAAGTTGCCGCCGCCGCCGCGCACCGCCCAGAAGAGGTCGGGATGCTCCTCGGCGCTGGCCCGCACCACCTCACCGGTGGCGGTCACCAGCTCGACGGCCCGGAGGCTGTCCACCGCCATGCCGTACTTGCCCATGAGCCAGCCGAGCCCGCCCCCGAGGGTCAAACCGCCGACGCCGGTGGTCGAGACCACGCCGCCGGTGCTGGCGAGCGCGTAGAGCTGGGTCTCGCGGTTGTAGTCGCCCCAGGTCGCGCCGCCCTGCGCCCGCGCGCGGCGCGCGCGGGAGTCGACGTGGACGGCGCGCATGGCGGACAGATCGATCATGATCCCGCCGTCCGTGACCGCGTTGCCGGCGACGTTGTGGCCACCACCCCGCACCGCGATCTCGAGCCCGCGCTCGCGCGCGAAGCGCACCGCGGCTTGCACGTCGGCGGTGCCGTAGCCGCGGGCCACCAGCGCCGGCCGGCGGTCGATCATGCCGTTGTGCACGCGACGGGCGTCGTCGTAGCCCGCGTCCGACGGCGCGAGGACGGAGCCGATGAGCTGCGCACGAAGGGTATCGCTGGGATGGGGATCGGTGGTCATCGAAAGGCTCCTCCTGACAGGTGAGATGTGAACACGAGCGGGCTGGCAAGCACCGGAAGTGCCACCCGGCAAACTTCAGGCAATATTGACATAGCGGATCGCCGACGGCACGCCGCGCCCGGGTATCGTGTCCGGGCCAGTGGCACAATGCCCGATTCGCTCGAGGTCACTCGCGGCCCCGCCGGCACATCAGCGAGACAGCCGCGGCGTGGACAGCAGGGTCACCAGGGCGCGGGCTCCGGCGGACATCGTGCGCGCCTCACTGTGGATGACGTGGAAGTGCCGTCGGATCCGCAGGCGACGCAGGCGGACGGCGGCGAGGCGGCGATCGGCCACCTCGCCTCGCACGGCATGCACCGAGACGAAGGCCACACCCAGTCCGGCCATGACCGCCTGCTTGATGGCCTCGGTGTGGCCCAGTTCCATCGAGACGCGCCGGCGGATGCCGGCCTGGTCCAGGGCTCGCTCGGTCACCCGACGCGTCGCCGAGCCTTCCTCGCGGACCAGCAGCGGCTCGTCGGTGAGCTCAGCCGGGACGACTTCACGTCGTCCGGCCCAGCGGTGCCGGGGCGATACGATCAGGACGAGCTCGTCGGCGAGCCCGGCCGCCAGACATTCCTCTCCGGGGGCCAGACCGTGCCCGCCAACCACTCCCAGATCCACGTCGTGGGCGCGGATGGCGTCCTCGATGGCCCGGGAGTTGGCGATCCGAAGCTGCAAGTCGATGCCGGGATGCCGCCGTCGAAACGCCCCGATGATCGCCGGCAGGACGTAGATTCCCGGTGTCGTGCTCGCACCCACCAGCAGGGAGCCGCGCTTGAGACCCTGCAGCTCGCCGAGGACGTCCCGAACGTCGGTCAGCGTCGCGAACACGCGCTTCGCCCGCTCCTCCAATAGCCGGCCGGCCTCGGTCAGTATCACGCCTCGGGTGAGTCGATCGAAGAGGCGGACGCCGAGCTCTCCCTCCAGCTCTCGGATGTGCTGCGAGAGCGCCGGCTGGCTTGCGTGAAGCGCTTCCGCGGCCTGACGGTAGCTTCGGGCGCGGACGATGGCGAGGAACACCTCGAGCTGTCGAAGAGTCATGCCATAAGCCTAGACCTATCGGACTGGTAAGAAAACTGTATTGGAGCTTATCCCGAACTGCGGCGTAGCCATGAGCTACCAACGCGAGCCCGGCGCTCCGGGCAGAAGGAGGCGACCATGATCTTCCGTCAATTCCTGGCCCCCCAGACCGGCTGCGCCAGCTACCTCTTCGGCTGAGGAGGCGCAGCCAGCTGCGCTGTGGTGGATCCACAGCAGGACATCGGCCCCTACGTCGAGGCTGCCGCGCAGAAGAACATGCGCATCACCCACATCTTCGAGACCCACGTCCAGGCCGACCATGCCTCGGGAGCGCAATCACTGGCCCGGGCGACCGGAGCGCCAGTGCTGGTTCACGAGTCGGCCCCGGTCGAGTTCCTCCATGTCGATGTCCGGGATGGCGAGCAGCACGATCTCGGCAATGTCCGGATCACGGTCCTGCACACGCCGGGACATACGCCGGACGGCATCTCGCTCCTGGTGACCGACCAGACCCGAGGTCCGGAGCCCTGGTTCGTGCTGACCGGAGACACCCTGTTCGCGGGTGGCGTCGGGCGGCCGGATCTCCTCGGGCAGGGAGCGGAGACCGCGCTGGCCGAGCAGCTCTACGAGAGCCTCACCAAGAAACTGCTCTGTCTCCCCGACCACATCGAGGTCTTCCCCGCCCACTTCAGCGGCTCGGCCTGCGGCAAGGGACTGAGCGGCAAGCCGGGCTCGACGATCGGGTTCGAGCGCCGATTCAATCCCGCGCTTCAGATCCCGTCCCGGGCCGAGTTCGTCCGGTACGTCCTGGCCGATCTGCCGCCGCAGCCCGAGACGTTCGCGGAGAACCGCCGTCGCAATCTGGGACGCGTGTGACCGATACCCGGCTCGGGCTCCGGGCGAACCTGCCTCAGTTCTCGCTGCTGGTGCTGCTGAATGGATTCGTCGGCGCCATGGTGGGTCTGGAGCGCACCATCCTGCCCCTCCTCGGCGAGCAGGAGTTCGGCCTGAGCTCGAAGACCGCCATCACATCGTTCATCGTCAGCTTCGGCGTGACCAAGGCGATCCTCAACCTCGTGGCCGCCCGCCTGTCGGACCGCCTGGGGCGCAAGCCGCTCCTCGTCACCGGCTGGCTTCTCGCCCTGCCGGTGCCCTTCCTGATCATCCACGCGCCAACCTGGGGCTGGATCGACCTGGCCAATGTGCTGCTGGGCGCCAACCAGGCCCTGGCGTGGTCGATGACGGTGATCATGAAGATCGACCTGGTCGGGCCGCGGCGCCGAGGACTCGCCCTCGGGCTCAACGAGTTCGCCGGCTACTTCGCGGTCGGCCTCATGTCGTGGATCACCGGATACGTGGCCGCTCACTACGCGCTCCGGCCTCAGCCCTTTTACCTGGGGATCGGGATCTCGATCGTCGGGCTCGTGCTTTCGGTGGCGACCATCCGGGAGACGCGAGGGCACGTCGCGCTCGAAGCGGCCTCGCGAGGCGCTCCCACCCCCAGCGGCCAGCCGTCCTTCCGCCAGATCTTCTTCACGACGAGCGCGGGCAACGTGAGCCTCTTCGCGGCTTGCCAGGCCGGCCTCGTCAACAACCTCAACGACGGCATGTCGTGGGGACTCTATCCCCTGTTCTTCGCGGCTCACGGGCTCGATGTCGAGCGGATCGGCGTGGTGAAGGCGGTCTACCCGGCGGTCTGGGGCGCGCTCCAGATCGCGACGGGAATGCTATCGGACCGCCTGGGCCGCAAGGGGCTGATCGCGTGGGGGATGGTGGTCCAGGCCGGTGGAATCTGGCTGACGGTGCTCGTGCCCGACTACGAAGCGTGGCTGGCCGGGGCGATCCTGCAAGGAGTCGGGACCGCGATGGTGTATCCCACGCTTCTCGCGGCGATCACGGATCACGCGCACCCAACCTGGCGGGCCTCGAGCCTCGGGGTCTATCGCTTCTGGCGTGATCTTGGCTACGCAGTTGGGGCACTATTGTCGGGATTGATCGCAGATTCGGTCGGCATCGAGGCGGCGATCCACGTCGTGGCCGCGCTTACCCTGCTCTCGGGAGGCGTGGTTTCAGTCGCCATGCACCGGCCCGCGCCCGTGACCGTGGTCGCCCGTTGACGGCGCGAGCGGCCACCGGTTCGACGAGCCGAAAGACACGGAGGTGCGATCGCCGCGGACCAGGCGGCCCGCCGCTGAGTCTCGTCAGAAGCTCACCCGCACGCCGCCCCAGCCCGCGATGGGCGCGCCCGGGGCCACGAACCGCTGCACCGCGATGGGGTTGGCGAAGGCGTTGAAGTTGAGCGCGCCCCCGGTGGCGTAGTGAGTATTGGTGACGTTGTCGCCGCGCGCCCAGAGCTCCACCTGCGGAATCGGCCGGTAGCGGACCTGGAGGTTCAGGATGCCGTAGCCGTCGAGCTTGGCGCGCTGGTTGGCGTCGTCGCCTCGCAGGAAGACGCCGGACACCGCGGCCACGTCGGCGCCGATCCAGAAGTTCTTCAGGGCCTCGACCTCCGCGCCGAGCTTCAGGTTGTGCAGGGGAATGCCGGGAATCCGATCGCCGGAGCGAACGGCCACCCCGCTGGGATCGGTCACGCTCGCCAGGGTCTCGTCGCTCTGGTAGGTGGCATCGACGAACGCGTAGCTCAGGAAGTAGCGCAGCCGCTTCCACGCCCCCGACACGCCGAGCTCCGCGCCCTGGCGGCGCGTGCCGCCCACGTTGCGGAAGAACCCGCCTCCGCCGGTCTCGGTGGTCGTGAAGAGAATGTCGTCCTGGACGTCCGTGCGAAAGAGACTGGCGCTCCACTGCAGCGCGGATGGATTGCCGAACAGGGGCAGCTTGCCCCGCGCCCCCAGCTCGTAGGTCCGGGCCACGACCGGGCGGAGCGGCGGGTCGGCCACGAAGGCGTTGGGCAGGTTGCAGGGGGCGTCGGGATCGGCGCACGTGAGCTCGGCGGGAGTGGGCGCGCGGAACCCCTCGCTGTAGGAGAAGAACAGGGCGAGGCTCTCGAGGGCCTGGAAGGTCAATCCCGCGGCCGGGCTGAAACGGCTGAAGTCGTGGTCGCCGTCGAGCGCCGGATTCTGGCCGCTCCGGTCGCGGATCGCGATGCCGACGTGCTGGTAGCGGCCGGCCACCGTGATGGCCAGCTGCTCGGTGATGTCGAAGGTGTCGGTGAGGTAGACGCCGACGTTCTGCTGCCGCGTGCGCACGTCCACCGCCGTCTCGAAATCGCCGGTCTGCACGGTGCCCACCCCCAGCCGCTTCGGCACGAGGTCGGCAGGGGCCTCGCGCTGGTCGAAGCGCGATTGATGACCGTCGTAGGCGACCCCGGAGGTCACCCGATTGCCGTGGCCGAGGATCTTCCCCTTGTACGACAGCTGCACGGTACCGCCCCAGTCCTGCGAGTCGGTCTTCGTCGTCCGGTTCTCGCCCTCGGCGGCGCGCGCGAGCGTGCCGGCGACCGGATTGCCGGCGCCGTCGACGAGGCCGGCCGACGGGCCCTGACAGTTGCCCAGGTGCACGAGCCGGCCGCCGGCGTCGAACACCGGCTCGCCGGTGGCGTCGTCGATGCAGTCGACCTCGACGTCACCGTTGAAGGTACGGCGCTGGTAGTCGCGATAGAACGCGTTGCCGGTGAGCAGCAGATCGTCGGTCAGCTGGTGACGCCCCTGCAGGATGCCGAGGTTCATCCGGTTGCGCGTCTGGTCCGGGAACGTGTAGACCGCATTGCGGTGCTGGTCCAGGATGCTCTGCGGCACCAGCCCGTTGCCGGTCAGATCGTTGTCGACGTACGAGTAGGTCAGGCCGATGGCGGTCCCGGCCCGCTCCCAGCCCACCTTCGTGAAGAGCTGACGCAGCTGGCTGGGTGAATCCGCGCGCCAGCCGTCCTCGTCCAGTGCGTTGAAGGCCAGATACCAGTCGAGCGGGCCCCACGAGCCGCCGTGTTCCGCCTCGACGTTCCAGCGGCCGAACGATCCGCCGGAGGCCCCGATGGACGTGCCGGGGTCGTCGCGGCCGTTCTTGGTGCGCAGGGCGAGGGCGCCGCCCAGCGTGTTGAGCCCGAAGATCGGATTGGAGCCCGGGATGACGTCGATCCCGGCCAGAGACAGCTTGGGGATCAGATCCCAGCTCACCGTGTCGCCGAATCCGTCGTTGAAGCGCATGCCATCGAGGTAGACCGACAGCCCGATGGCACTGCCGGTCAGCGGCGAGGCGAGGAATCCGCGATACGTGACGTCGCTCTGCCAGGAATTGCCCTGGTTGCCACTGACGTTGACGGAGCCGAGGCGGCGGAAGAGCGTGTCGGGCAGATCGACCGTGTTCCGGCCATTGAGGTCGTCGCCCCCGAGGGACTGCACGTTGCCCGCGTACTTCTCGATGGGCACCCCGAGCGCCGGCAGGGGCGTGGTGCCGATGACCACCACGGGGGGCAGCGTCACCGCCGGGGGCGGCGTGGGCTGAGCGTCCTGGCCAAGGCCCGGACTGGCCCCCGCCAGCACGGCCACCATCGTGGTCAGCCCGACCAGGCGCCACCGAGCCACGATCATCGCCTCCTCCTGGCTGACTCGCCGCCGAGTACCAACGCGCGGGGCGGAAAGAGCAAGGGCCACCTGGCTACGAACCCGTGGCCCGGTGGCTACGGGGTGGTCGGGAGCTCGGTAGTCAGTCGAGGGGCAGCGGGCTGCCCCCCAGATCCTCGGCCCGCTGCACGAAGATCAGCACCGCGAATCCCTTCCGGTCCGGATCGCGGTCCTTCTCCGCCTGCACGAGGCGCCGCCAGACCTCCTCGTATACCGGGCCGGTGCGGTGGATCTCCGCGGTCCCGTAGAAGCGCGCGATCCCGCCGCGCGGCAGCAGCCCGGACTCGCGGAGCTGAGGCTTGCGGAAGAACACGGTCACCCGCGCGCCGTCGGCGAGCGAAGCGCTCGTCGAGCCCTGGCCGCGCTCCCAGAGGGCGAGGTGCTCGTCGTCGTAGACCATGGTGCTGCCGCGCGGGGTGACCTGGGCGAACCCGTCGGGCAGCACGGTCGCGACCAGACAGACGTTGGCGGGGAAGGCGGTGTCGATGTGCTCGTGCAGCGCGCGCGGGATCCGGCTCATCGTCCGACCGCGATGCCCCACGGCCCCTTCCCCGCCGTCACCGTGGCCACCACCTTCTGGCTCTCGGTGTCGATCACCGAGACCGTCTCGGACACGCCGTTGGCCACGTAGAGCTTCTTGCCGTCGCGGGTGATGCCGATCCCCCACGGGCGCACACCCACCGGGATGAACGCCGCGACCTTCAGCGCCTCCACGTCGATGACGGCCACGTCGTTCGACCCGCCGTTGGCGACGTAGGCCCACTTGCCGACCGGGTGGACGACGACGCCCTTGGGCTTCGGGCCCGGGCGGTCCAGCTTGAGCGTCGAGACGACCACCTTCTTCGCCACGTCGATCACCGACACCTGCCCCCCGATCTCCGCGGTGACGAAGGCCCGCTGGCCGTCGGGGGTGAAGGCGGACTCGCGCGGGCGGCTCCCGACGAGGATCGTGCCGACCGTCTTCAGGGCGGAGGTATCGATCACCGAGATCGTGTGCGTGGTCTCGGCGGTGACGTAGACGAGCCGCCCGTCGGGGCTCACCGACACGCCCTCCGGCTCGGTGCCGACGGGTATCACCGCGAGCACCTTCCCGGTCCTGGTGTCGATGACGGACGCGGTGTTGGCGTCCTCGTTGGAGACGTAGAGCCGGGCGCCGTCCGGGCTGACCGCGAACGCCTCCGGATCCGAGCCCGCCGAGAACCGCCCCTTCACCGTGCGCGAGGCCGCATCCACCACCGCGATCGCGTTGTCGTGTCCGAGCGCCACGTAGACCGTCTTGCCGTCCGGGCTCACCCCGATGCCCCGCGGCCGATTGCCCACCGCGATGGTGGCCACCACCTTGTCGGAGGCGGCGTCGATCACCGTGACGGTGTTCGAGCGCTCGTTGGACACGTACACCAGCGGCTCGGCCGCCGCGGGCGCGGCGCCCGCTCCGAGCATCGTCAGCGACAGCAGCGCCAGCCCGGCCCGGCGTGGCATCATCGCATCGCCTCCGTCAGGACGCGAAGCGGCACCGGCTCTCCGTCATCGCGGTGCCGAGCGCGTCGAGGTTCTTGCCGCCGACGTCCGCCAGCACCGCGAGCGGCGCGAGCGGTCCGCCGATCTCCTCCCCCTTGCGCGCGCCCGCCACGTAGAGCGGCTGCCGCAATTGATGATCCCATTTTCGAAACGTCAGCGCCTCGCCCTTGTGCCCGTCGAAGGGCGGCGCCGACTCCAGGAACGCGACGAGGGCCGCGCCGTCCGTGGCGCCGGCCCGCACCACCGCCTCGCCGACCAGCTTGACCGCGGCCCATCCGGCCCACGCGGTCTCGGTCATCGGCGCATTCCACCGGCGGCGGAAGCGCCGGTTCAGCTCGCGGGCGCTGAACCGCTCCAGCTCCTGATGCCAGCCGAGCGCCCAGATCCCCGCCGCGCGCTCGGCGGGCACGCGCATCCCGCTCTCGCCGATGGCCGCGATGCGGTCCGGCCGCCGGCCTTCCGCGATGGCCCGGGCCATCGCCGCGTCCAGGCCGCGGTCGTCGACGGCCAGCAACAGGACGTCGGTGGCGGCCGCGTCCGGGCCGATGCTGCCGCCGCGGCGGGCCACGCTGCGCCGCGCCGCCGCCTCGACCTCGGCCCCGCGCGGCGACCCGTCGCTCACCACGCTCCACCGCGGCAGCTTGCGCTGCTCGATCAGGATCTGGGTGAGGGCGTCGACGTACATGGACACGCTGGGCGTCACGTGGAAGGCGCGCCGGTCGCAGGCGTCGTTGCGCAGCCGATCGTCTGGCGCGCCGACGTTGAGAACCGGGATCCCCGCGCCGGCCACCTGGAGCAGCGCCTCGCCCCCGCCCGGACCCGCGCCGCCGACCACCGCCAGCGTGCCGGTGCGGTCCAGCACGCGACCGGCCGATGAGCCCGCGCGGTCGGTCTCCGGCTCGAGGCGCAGGCGCTTGGCGAAGAGCGTGGCCAGGGCATTGGCGTCGTCGAGGCCGAGCGCGGCCCCGCGGCTCAATTCGGTGGCTCGCTCCGCGTCGGCGGGCAGCAGCAGGCCCACCGTCACCACGTCCTCCGCGCACGCGGCGCGGGCGGCCAGCAGCGCGGCGCCTCCGCCCGAGAGCGAGGCGAGAAACGCACGACGGCCGAGCCGGCCGGTCACGCGATGAGCCGGAGCCATCGCGGCCCGCCCGGGCCCGCTCGTCGCAGCAGCGCCGCGTCGACGCCCCAGGCGCGGCCCGCCCCCGCGCCGATGAAGATCACCATCGAGACCACGAGCAGGAGATGAAAGCCCTGCTGACCGAAGCTCATCCACTGGCTGGCCAGCCCGAAGTTCACCGCCAGGTAGAGGCCGACCAGTGCGGTGAGCCGGGTGGCGAGGCCGATGGTGAGGCCGATGCCCACCACCACCTCGCCCCACACCTGCAGCGTCGCGAAGAGCGCCGCGTGGGGCAGCACGACGTGCTCCAGGAAATCCTTGTACCAGCCGATCGGATTGCCCGCCGCGAACTCGGCGACCCGCTTGGGATGAAAGGCGACGAAGCGCGGCGAGACCGTCGGATACGGCAGCACGTCCCAGGCGAGTCCCATGGCGAGCTTGGTCCACACCGCCTTGAGGAACCACGCACCGACGACCACGCGCAGCAATGCGAGCCAGGCTTGAGCGGCCAGCATGAGCGCGGGCAGTGTACGTGATGGGGCGCGACGTGGGCAAGCGAGTCGGGCGCGGCGGCGCGAGACGCGATGAGCTACGACGCGGTCAAGACAACAGAGCCCTTCCGTCGGCCACGTGGCCGGCGAAAGGGCCCGAGAATGACTGAGCGACGCCTGCGCTAGAAGCGGTCGTCCGGCTCCCGCTCGAAGTCGTCCTGATAGGAATTGATCTCGGCGTCCATCTTCACTTCCACGAATTCCGGGGTTTCCCAGGCCATCGCTCTCTCCTCTCTCGACTGACTGACTCTCGAGGCTCGGCACAGGGCTCCACACGGAGCCACGTGGCGACGATTCTAGGGTCCCGGCACCGCGAAGGTCAAGCGCTTTCCGCCGGCCGCCGGCGGCCGGCTACGCGTTGACCTGGCCCTCGGTTTGTGGCGGACTGCGCCCATGTCACCCCCATCTGGACCATGGGCGCGGCCGGGCCGCCGGCGGTTCCTGGCCACCCTGGTCGCCGTCGCCTCCGGCCGGATGGCCGGCGGCCGGCGCGCAGCCGCCGGACCGGTGCCCGTCATCGGCGTGCAGCTCTACACGGTCCGCACCCTGCTGGGGAAGGACTTCGAGGGCACTCTGGCCGCCCTCGCGACCATCGGGCTCCGCGAGGTCGAGTTCGCGGGCTACCACGGTCGCCCCCCGGAGGCCGTCCGCGACGCCCTGGCTCGAGCCGGCCTCACCGCCCCGTCCGCGCATGTGCCGCTCGAATCCGTGCGCGACGATCTGCCGCGCGTGCTGGACGGGGCCCGCGTCATGGGCCACCGGTATCTCGTGGTGGCCTCGCTGCCCGAGCCCCAGCGAACCCTCGACGGCTATCGGGCGGCGGCCGACCTGTTCAACCGCGTGGGCCAGCAGGTGCAGGCCGACGGCATGCAGCTCGCCTATCACAACCACGCGTTCGAGTTCGCGGCTCGCGACGGCCGCCTGCCCTACGACATCCTGCTGGAGCGCTGCGACCCGCGCTCCGTGGCCTTCGAGATGGATCTGTACTGGATCAGCAGGGGCGGCCAGGATCCGCTGTCGTACTTCGCCCGCTGGCCCGGCCGTTTCCCGCTCGTGCACGTCAAGGACTCGGGCGGGCCGCCGAACCACCGCATGAGCGACGTCGGCGCGGGCCGCATCCCGTGGAAGGCGATCTTCGCCCGACGGCAGCAGGCCGGCATCCGCCACGCGTTCATCGAGCACGACGAGCCCGCCGACCCGCTCGCCAGTGTCCGGAGGAGCTATGAGTATCTGCGCCGCCTCGAGCTGTGATCGCCGATCGTCGACGCGTCTCGCCGCCGCCCTCGGAGCGCTGACCCTGTCGGCGTGTCTGGTCCCGCTTCCGATGCCGGCCGAGGAGCGGAACCTGGCCGCTGCCCGCAACGGCGCGCAGGTCATCAAGTACACCTCGGAGCAGGGCGGGCCGTGGCGAGCCGAGCGACTCATCGACGAGCACGAGCCGCCGGGCGGCTGGATCTCGGCGGACAGCTCGCTGCCGCAGGAGATCATCGTGCGGCTTCCCGCGTCGGCGCGCTTCAACACGCTCGTCTTCGACCTGAACAGCGGCGCGCCCGAAGGCGAGTGGGCGCGGGACGTCTCGATCTATACCGCCGATCCCTTCCCCACCATGGGCGGATGGAAGTTGGTGGCCGCGGTGAGCCTGGCCCGTCAGGCCGGAGACCAGACGTTCGCGGTCACATCGACGGACGGCCGGTTCGTGCGCCTCCTCATCACCGCCGCGCAAGCGTCGAGTGCGCCGCGGGTGAGCCTCGGGCGGTTCGGCCTGTTCCTGCGCTGAGCGCCGGCCTCAGCCCGGGAACGGCGGCACATAGGTCAGGCCGTACTTGGCCAAGATGTTCTGGATGGTCTGGTCGGCGAGCAGCCCTTCGAGCACTTGATTGACCGCGTCGCGAAGCGACGGGTCGGCGCCGATCAGGCGCACCGCGACGTTCCACTGCAGCTCGGGATCGCGGACGTAGCCGTCGGCCACCTTCACCGCCACCTCCGGGTGCTCCTTGAGGAACCAGCCCAGGTACGGATCGGTGACCATGCCCGCGGCGACCTCGCCCTTCGCCACCGCCTCGATGATCTCGGTCTGGTCCCGGTAGGCGGTGATTCCGATGCCGTGAGTCTCGAGCATGTAATGCGGCCAGGACGTGTACTCCACGCCGATCTTGCCCGCCTTCACGTCCTCCGGCCGGTGGACGACCGTATCGGCCCGCGGCACCAACAGCACGTAGCCGCTCCCCGCATACGCGCGGGTCAGGAGGGCTCCGCGGGCCGGAGGAGCCTTGTCGGTCTTCAGCGGCACCACCGCGCCGATGAGGGCATCGCATTCTGCGCGACGCGCGTGGCGAGTGAAGATGATCCACTCGGGGATGACCTTGACCCCGAGAGTCCGGGCGATCGCGCCCGCGATCTCCAGCTGGAAGCCGGGCCGGCCGGGATCCTGGCTGGAGAAGGGCAGCGCATCGGGATGCGCGCACACCTTGAGCCAGCCGCGTTCCTTGACCTCGGCCAGCGATGCCGCGCCGATCTCGAGAGGGAGCAGACCGGTGACGAGCAGCGCCACGCACACCGCGACGGAGACGCGATATCGGGGCATGGTCACTTGTCCTCCACTTTCGACAGGGAGAGGACGTAGGCAACGAGCTTCCAGATGTTCTCTCCGGGCATGGTCGTCTCGAATCCGGGCATGCCGTTGGGCGAGCCCTTGGTGATGCGCGCGTAGACGTAGGCGCGCTCGAGCTTGGCCCCCCGCAGCTTGGGCGCGCGCGAGGGGCCGCCGTCCTTGCCGTGGCAGTAGCCGGTGCAGGTTTGCCGAAAGAGCTGTGCCCCCTCGCCGATGACCTTGGTGTCCGTGAGGTCGAAGGGGGGAGCGCCGCCGGGGAGACCCTGCGCGAAGCCGGGCGAGTGATCGACGAGCCAGCCGCCGACGGTCACAGACGCGGCGAAGAGCGCCGCCGCGGTCACCGCGGCGAAGAGCCTGGAAGATCGCATGAGCAAGCCGCCGTTGTCGATGATACACCGCGGCGGGACGGTTCCCGCCGTCCCGCCGCGGCGCGCGGCACTCCCTTACTTGAGGCTGAAGACGAAGAGCGCGCTGCCGGCCGGGAAGTGCTCCACCTCGGGCCACAGCGCCGGGTAGAGACCCAGGACCAGCGAGCCGAGGCCGCTCGGCACCGCGATGTACTGCTTGCCGTTCACCGAGTAGCTGATCGGACCGCCGCGATGGCCGGAGCCGGTCCGGAAGTTCCACAGCTCGGCGCCGCTGTCGGCGTCGTAGGCGTGCACCGTCCCTTCGACGTCACCGTGGAAGACGAGGTCGCCGCCGGTGGACAGCACGCTGCCGATCGGCGGGTACTTGAAGTTGACCGTCCACTTCCGCTCGCCGGTCACCGGGTCGCGGGCGTCCAGATGGCCGTAGGCCTCACCGCCCGGCGGATGCTTCGCCACCTGATCGCCGCCGAAGAACAGCCCGGCCGCCGGCTCGGTGACCGGAGTCTGCTTCTCGACGGTGACCTCCTCGCAGACTTCCATCGCGGTGTTGTACCAGAGCTTGGTCTTCGGGCTGTAGGAGCCGGAGTTCCAGCTCCGGCCGCCCGCGATCCACGGGCACACGAAGTGCGGCTTGCCCACCTCGCGCGGAGAGCTCCGACCGACCAGCTCGCCGGTCTTGGGATCTATGCTCTTCACGAAGGTGAAGGTGTGCGTCATCGGCCACACGTTGTGCAGCTTGCCGTTCGTCCGGTCCATCACGAAGACGAAGCCGCTCTTGTTCTGATGCACGAGCAGCTTCTTGCCGTCCCGATCCATGATGAGGCTCTCGCCCAGGCCGGAGTCGTAGTCCCAGTCGTCGTGGGGAACCTCCTGGTAGTGCCACTTGAGCTGGCCGGTGTCGGGGTCGAGCGCGATGACCGACGAGGTATAGAGATTGTCGCCCGGCCGCGCGCCGCCCCAGTCGTAGTCGGGCGCCGGATTGCCGGTCCCCCAGTACACGAGGTTGAGTGCCGGATCGTAGGAGCCGGTCATCCATCCGCCACCGCCGCCGAATTTGCCGGACTCACCGCCCCAGCTCTTCGGATCGTTCTTGATGACGTTGAACTCCCAGGCTTTCGACCCGTCGGCAGCCTTCACCGCGAAGATCTTGCCTTGGATCGGCAGCTCGCCCGCGGTCTGGCCCAGGATCACCTTGTCCTTGACCACCAGCGGCGCGCCGGTGAAGTTGCAGCTGCACTTCTTGGTGTCCAGGAGCGTGGTCACCCACGTCTCCTTGCCGTTCTTCATGTTCAGCGCGATCACCCGTCCGTCCAGCGTCCCGAAGTACACGTTGCCGTGCCCGGCCGCGAGCCCCCGGTTGTAGGGTT includes these proteins:
- a CDS encoding PQQ-dependent dehydrogenase, methanol/ethanol family; amino-acid sequence: MGASRLTSDDPNNWPMYHRSYESYRYSPLAQINKTNVKDLQVAWVHQSGVVVQGLESTPLVIDGVLYYIASNNRVFALDGATGKEIWHYYTKLDPVVTTLFFQPYNRGLAAGHGNVYFGTLDGRVIALNMKNGKETWVTTLLDTKKCSCNFTGAPLVVKDKVILGQTAGELPIQGKIFAVKAADGSKAWEFNVIKNDPKSWGGESGKFGGGGGWMTGSYDPALNLVYWGTGNPAPDYDWGGARPGDNLYTSSVIALDPDTGQLKWHYQEVPHDDWDYDSGLGESLIMDRDGKKLLVHQNKSGFVFVMDRTNGKLHNVWPMTHTFTFVKSIDPKTGELVGRSSPREVGKPHFVCPWIAGGRSWNSGSYSPKTKLWYNTAMEVCEEVTVEKQTPVTEPAAGLFFGGDQVAKHPPGGEAYGHLDARDPVTGERKWTVNFKYPPIGSVLSTGGDLVFHGDVEGTVHAYDADSGAELWNFRTGSGHRGGPISYSVNGKQYIAVPSGLGSLVLGLYPALWPEVEHFPAGSALFVFSLK